A window of Paenibacillus sp. 19GGS1-52 contains these coding sequences:
- a CDS encoding MarR family transcriptional regulator has product MNMNLQEMNLIDLLSEKHLALRKKVTQMDPDNINKTESHILAVLEVHSMLSISEISRIINISRQGTHKSIQGLLSRGYVEAVEVAGNQRDKHIVLTPKGIESNRERLVIKKQLEQQIINKLGNTNVELIKALLKEDWLEN; this is encoded by the coding sequence ATGAATATGAATTTACAGGAAATGAACCTGATTGATTTACTTAGCGAAAAACATCTGGCTTTACGAAAAAAAGTGACCCAGATGGACCCGGATAATATTAATAAAACAGAGTCCCATATTCTCGCGGTTCTTGAAGTCCATTCCATGCTCTCCATCTCGGAAATAAGCAGAATTATTAATATCTCGCGCCAGGGAACACATAAAAGTATTCAGGGCCTCTTATCACGAGGTTATGTAGAAGCTGTAGAGGTTGCCGGGAATCAGCGCGATAAACATATCGTCCTAACTCCCAAGGGAATAGAGTCCAATCGAGAGAGGCTAGTTATCAAAAAGCAATTAGAGCAGCAAATCATCAATAAGCTGGGGAATACGAATGTAGAGCTCATTAAAGCTCTTTTAAAAGAGGATTGGCTGGAGAATTAG
- a CDS encoding DUF2798 domain-containing protein gives MGRNKRERFIFTLIMCALMVLGMCIYNVILLEGWSGTWIQHVIIGYLPAFIVALILDVFVVGKVAKGIASKLTKAADPMIKKILLISSFMVMGMVVLMSFYGAVLHVGFTAELPMAYLSALGKNFICALPLQLILVGPLTRFIFIKLIPAAVPA, from the coding sequence ATGGGGAGAAACAAAAGAGAACGATTTATTTTTACGCTGATTATGTGTGCTTTAATGGTTTTGGGAATGTGTATTTATAATGTGATTCTACTCGAAGGATGGTCTGGGACATGGATACAGCATGTGATCATCGGCTACCTGCCCGCATTTATCGTTGCTCTAATCTTGGATGTGTTCGTTGTCGGTAAAGTTGCCAAGGGGATCGCTAGTAAACTGACCAAAGCAGCTGATCCGATGATCAAAAAGATTCTGCTTATATCCTCTTTTATGGTTATGGGCATGGTGGTGTTGATGTCCTTCTACGGTGCGGTGCTCCATGTAGGCTTTACAGCAGAATTGCCAATGGCCTATCTGTCTGCACTGGGCAAAAACTTCATCTGTGCGTTGCCGCTGCAGCTGATTCTGGTTGGGCCGCTCACACGGTTCATTTTTATCAAGCTTATACCTGCTGCGGTACCTGCCTGA
- a CDS encoding ice-binding family protein: MKNQSFRRLLSSFLIVSMLLLSLSSAFAATAPSKADIKGHWAESQISKWIDKGFIKGYEDGSFKPNNTITRAEFMALINRSFGFSTEAAISFSDVALGNWAYVEVAKAVKAGYITGYENGTIGVSKPISRQEVAVIIARLLGLPTTASSEASFQDAGLIATWAKGAVNAAATSNILNGYAADHSFKPTNSITRAEAVVVLDRSMAFLGGSASPTATAPAGTLDPSATATPTPTATASPTATSGNGTGTIYPTPTPLPTLAAPINLVATAEDSHLNLAWDSVTAATYYNVYQSMDAITYQLISTPGVVTTATYDVVGLTNGTVYYFKITAANTGLVSSYSNVISAIPTLVPDPVELGMAGNFVILSKTGISTVPDSAITGDIGVSPIVDTAITGFSLIADATNQFSTSAQVTGKIYAANYTTPTSTDLTTAVNDMQTAFTDAAGRAINYSELYNGDLSGKTLTAGVYKWSNNVLINSDVTLHGDANSVFIFQIAGGLNQASGTHVILTGGVQAKNIFWQSASTVALGTDAHLEGNVLSMTNITLATRASINGRLLAQTAVTLDHSTVTKPLN; this comes from the coding sequence ATGAAGAACCAATCATTTCGAAGGCTTTTATCATCATTTTTAATCGTAAGTATGTTGTTGCTGTCACTGAGTTCTGCCTTTGCTGCTACTGCTCCATCAAAAGCAGATATAAAGGGGCATTGGGCGGAGAGTCAAATCAGTAAATGGATAGACAAAGGTTTCATTAAAGGGTATGAGGACGGCAGCTTTAAACCGAACAATACAATAACCAGAGCGGAATTTATGGCTTTGATCAACCGTTCTTTTGGCTTTAGTACAGAAGCAGCGATTTCATTCAGTGATGTAGCTCTAGGAAACTGGGCGTATGTTGAAGTTGCCAAAGCTGTTAAAGCAGGATATATAACAGGTTATGAGAATGGAACCATTGGGGTGAGTAAACCGATCAGCAGACAGGAAGTTGCTGTGATCATTGCTAGGTTGCTAGGTCTACCAACAACGGCTAGCTCCGAAGCGTCATTTCAAGATGCAGGCCTAATTGCTACCTGGGCTAAAGGGGCGGTTAATGCGGCAGCAACCAGTAATATACTGAATGGGTATGCAGCGGACCATAGCTTTAAACCAACGAATTCAATCACCCGTGCAGAAGCAGTAGTGGTGCTCGATCGTAGTATGGCCTTCTTAGGGGGATCAGCATCACCGACTGCAACTGCGCCAGCTGGTACACTTGATCCATCGGCAACTGCTACTCCAACTCCAACCGCAACAGCATCACCAACGGCAACATCGGGAAACGGAACAGGGACCATCTACCCTACGCCCACACCGTTACCTACACTTGCCGCACCCATCAATCTTGTAGCGACAGCAGAAGATTCACATCTTAATTTAGCGTGGGACTCTGTTACAGCAGCTACATATTATAATGTGTATCAATCAATGGATGCTATAACCTATCAATTAATTAGCACTCCGGGTGTAGTAACAACAGCTACTTATGATGTGGTTGGCTTAACGAATGGGACCGTGTATTATTTCAAAATAACAGCCGCTAACACAGGTCTGGTAAGTTCCTATTCCAATGTTATAAGTGCAATACCTACATTAGTACCTGATCCGGTAGAGCTGGGTATGGCTGGGAATTTTGTGATCTTGTCTAAGACTGGTATCTCTACAGTACCCGATTCCGCAATAACTGGAGACATAGGTGTTAGTCCAATTGTGGATACGGCTATTACTGGATTTTCTCTGATAGCAGATGCTACTAATCAATTCTCAACATCTGCTCAAGTTACTGGAAAGATATACGCTGCTAATTATACAACTCCAACTTCTACTGATCTTACTACCGCGGTAAACGACATGCAGACCGCATTTACCGATGCCGCCGGAAGAGCGATCAATTATAGCGAACTGTATAATGGGGACCTTAGCGGAAAAACACTTACAGCAGGGGTTTATAAGTGGAGCAACAACGTTTTGATCAATTCGGATGTTACGCTTCATGGTGATGCGAATAGTGTATTCATTTTCCAGATCGCTGGAGGTTTGAACCAAGCGAGTGGCACCCATGTTATCCTGACTGGTGGTGTACAAGCCAAAAATATCTTTTGGCAGTCAGCATCTACTGTTGCACTTGGAACGGACGCACATCTTGAGGGCAACGTACTAAGCATGACCAATATCACTTTGGCTACTCGTGCCTCGATCAATGGCCGACTGTTGGCACAGACTGCAGTCACCTTGGATCATAGTACAGTTACTAAACCTCTTAACTAA